One window of Streptomyces sp. FIT100 genomic DNA carries:
- a CDS encoding vitamin B12-dependent ribonucleotide reductase: MTETTSGPARGSRAKGSKAAAVRQGLRIERVHTTPGVHPYDEVVWERRDVVMTNWRDGSVNFEQRGVEFPDFWSVNAVNIVTSKYFRGAVGTPQRETGLKQLIDRIVKTYRKAGEDYNYFASPADAEIFEHELAYALLHQIFSFNSPVWFNVGTPQPQQVSACFILSVDDSMESILDWYKEEGMIFKGGSGAGLNLSRIRSSKELLSSGGNASGPVSFMRGADASAGTIKSGGATRRAAKMVILDVDHPDIEDFIETKVKEEEKIRALRDAGFDMDLGGDDITSVQYQNANNSVRVNDEFMKAVESGGKFGLRARMTGDVIEEVDAKALFRKMAEAAWACADPGIQYDDTINHWHTCPESGRINGSNPCSEYMHLDNTSCNLASLNLMKFLKDDGEGNQSFDAERFQKVVELVITAMDISICFADFPTEKIGENTRAFRQLGIGYANLGALLMATGHAYDSDGGRALAGAITSLMTGTSYRRSAELAAVVGPYDGYARNAEPHQRVMKQHSDANATAVRMDDLDSPIWAAATEAWQDVIRLGAKNGFRNAQASVIAPTGTIGLAMSCDTTGLEPDLALVKFKKLVGGGSMQIVNGTVPQALRRLGYQPEQIEAIVAHIADHGNVVDAPGLKPEHYEVFDCAMGERSISAMGHVRMMAAIQPWISGALSKTVNMPESAAVEEVEEIYFEAWKMGVKALAIYRDNCKVGQPLSAKKKDTDAAAKAEITEKAEETIRTAVEKVVEYRPVRKRLPKGRPGITTSFTVGGAEGYMTANSYPDDGLGEVFLKMSKQGSTLAGMMDAFSIAVSVGLQYGVPLETYVSKFTNMRFEPAGMTDDPDVRMAQSIVDYIFRRLALDFLPFETRSALGIHSAEERQRHLETGSYEQSMDESEVDVEGLAQSAPRQQETLKAVAAPKAEVPAPKQAHTSAELVEMQLGISADAPLCFSCGTKMQRAGSCYICEGCGSTSGCS; this comes from the coding sequence ATGACAGAGACGACGAGCGGCCCGGCACGGGGGTCCCGCGCCAAGGGGTCCAAGGCCGCGGCGGTCCGGCAGGGCCTGCGTATCGAGCGCGTCCACACCACGCCCGGCGTACACCCGTACGACGAGGTCGTCTGGGAGCGCCGTGACGTCGTCATGACCAACTGGCGCGACGGCTCGGTCAACTTCGAGCAGCGCGGCGTCGAGTTCCCCGACTTCTGGTCGGTGAACGCGGTCAACATCGTCACCAGCAAGTACTTCCGGGGTGCCGTCGGTACCCCGCAGCGCGAGACGGGCCTCAAGCAGCTCATCGACCGCATCGTGAAGACGTACCGCAAGGCGGGAGAGGACTACAACTACTTCGCCTCGCCCGCCGACGCGGAGATCTTCGAGCACGAGCTGGCGTACGCCCTCCTGCACCAGATCTTCAGCTTCAACTCGCCGGTGTGGTTCAACGTCGGCACGCCCCAGCCGCAGCAGGTCTCCGCCTGCTTCATCCTGTCCGTCGACGACTCCATGGAGTCGATCCTCGACTGGTACAAGGAAGAGGGCATGATCTTCAAGGGCGGCTCCGGCGCCGGCCTGAACCTCTCCCGCATCCGCTCCTCCAAGGAGCTGCTGTCCTCCGGCGGCAACGCCTCCGGCCCGGTCTCCTTCATGCGCGGCGCCGACGCCTCCGCAGGAACGATCAAGTCGGGTGGTGCGACGCGCCGCGCCGCCAAGATGGTCATCCTCGACGTCGACCACCCCGACATCGAGGACTTCATCGAGACCAAGGTCAAGGAAGAGGAGAAGATCCGCGCGCTGCGCGACGCGGGCTTCGACATGGACCTGGGCGGCGACGACATCACGTCCGTCCAGTACCAGAACGCCAACAACTCGGTCCGCGTGAACGACGAGTTCATGAAGGCCGTCGAGTCCGGCGGCAAGTTCGGCCTGCGCGCCCGCATGACCGGTGACGTCATCGAAGAGGTCGACGCCAAGGCCCTCTTCCGCAAGATGGCCGAGGCCGCCTGGGCCTGCGCCGACCCCGGCATCCAGTACGACGACACCATCAACCACTGGCACACCTGCCCCGAGTCCGGCCGGATCAACGGCTCGAACCCGTGCAGCGAGTACATGCACCTGGACAACACGTCCTGCAACCTCGCCTCGCTGAACCTGATGAAGTTCCTGAAGGACGACGGCGAGGGCAACCAGTCCTTCGACGCCGAGCGCTTCCAGAAGGTCGTCGAGCTCGTCATCACGGCGATGGACATCTCCATCTGCTTCGCCGACTTCCCGACCGAGAAGATCGGCGAGAACACCCGCGCCTTCCGCCAGCTCGGCATCGGCTACGCCAACCTCGGCGCCCTGCTGATGGCGACCGGCCACGCGTACGACTCCGACGGCGGCCGCGCCCTGGCGGGCGCGATCACCTCGCTGATGACGGGCACGTCCTACCGGCGCTCCGCCGAACTCGCCGCGGTCGTCGGCCCGTACGACGGCTACGCCCGCAACGCCGAGCCGCACCAGCGCGTCATGAAGCAGCACTCCGACGCCAACGCCACGGCCGTCCGCATGGACGACCTGGACTCCCCGATCTGGGCCGCCGCGACGGAGGCCTGGCAGGACGTGATCCGCCTCGGCGCGAAGAACGGCTTCCGCAACGCCCAGGCGTCCGTCATCGCCCCGACCGGCACCATCGGTCTCGCGATGTCCTGCGACACCACCGGCCTTGAGCCCGACCTCGCCCTGGTCAAGTTCAAGAAGCTGGTCGGCGGCGGCTCGATGCAGATCGTCAACGGCACCGTGCCGCAGGCGCTGCGCCGCCTCGGCTACCAGCCGGAGCAGATCGAGGCGATCGTCGCCCACATCGCCGACCACGGCAACGTGGTCGACGCCCCTGGCCTGAAGCCGGAGCACTACGAGGTCTTCGACTGCGCCATGGGCGAGCGCTCCATCTCCGCGATGGGCCACGTCCGCATGATGGCCGCGATCCAGCCGTGGATCTCCGGCGCCCTGTCCAAGACGGTCAACATGCCGGAGTCGGCGGCCGTCGAGGAGGTCGAGGAGATCTACTTCGAGGCGTGGAAGATGGGCGTCAAGGCGCTCGCGATCTACCGCGACAACTGCAAGGTCGGACAGCCCCTCTCCGCGAAGAAGAAGGACACCGACGCTGCGGCGAAGGCCGAGATCACCGAGAAGGCCGAGGAGACCATCCGTACCGCGGTCGAGAAGGTCGTCGAGTACCGACCGGTCCGCAAGCGCCTCCCGAAGGGCCGCCCCGGCATCACCACGTCCTTCACGGTCGGCGGCGCCGAGGGCTACATGACCGCCAACTCCTACCCGGACGACGGTCTCGGCGAGGTCTTCCTGAAGATGTCCAAGCAGGGCTCCACCCTCGCGGGCATGATGGACGCCTTCTCGATCGCCGTCTCGGTCGGTCTCCAGTACGGCGTGCCGCTGGAGACGTACGTCTCGAAGTTCACCAACATGCGCTTCGAGCCGGCCGGTATGACCGACGACCCGGATGTGCGGATGGCGCAGTCGATCGTCGACTACATCTTCCGCCGCCTGGCGCTGGACTTCCTGCCGTTCGAGACCCGCTCGGCGCTCGGCATCCACTCCGCCGAGGAGCGCCAGCGCCACCTGGAGACCGGCTCGTACGAGCAGTCCATGGACGAGTCCGAGGTCGACGTCGAGGGCCTGGCCCAGTCCGCCCCGCGCCAGCAGGAGACCCTGAAGGCGGTCGCCGCCCCGAAGGCCGAGGTCCCGGCCCCGAAGCAGGCGCACACCTCGGCCGAGCTGGTCGAGATGCAGCTCGGTATCAGCGCGGACGCGCCGCTGTGTTTCTCCTGCGGGACGAAGATGCAGCGCGCGGGCTCCTGCTACATCTGCGAGGGCTGCGGCTCGACGAGCGGCTGCAGCTGA
- the nrdR gene encoding transcriptional regulator NrdR produces the protein MHCPFCRHPDSRVVDSRTTDDGTSIRRRRQCPDCSRRFTTVETASLMVIKRSGVTEPFSRTKVISGVRKACQGRPVTEDALAQLGQRVEEAVRATGSAELTTHDVGLAILGPLQELDLVAYLRFASVYRAFDSLEDFEAAIAELRERRPTAEEGGPGVTHEVPVPARAAD, from the coding sequence ATGCACTGCCCCTTCTGCAGGCACCCCGACAGCCGTGTCGTCGACAGTCGGACCACCGATGACGGTACGTCGATCAGGCGTCGCCGCCAGTGCCCCGACTGCTCCCGTCGCTTCACGACGGTGGAGACCGCCTCGCTGATGGTGATCAAACGCAGCGGGGTGACCGAACCCTTCAGCCGTACCAAGGTCATCTCCGGCGTGCGCAAGGCATGCCAGGGGCGACCGGTCACCGAGGACGCTCTCGCTCAGCTCGGCCAGCGGGTCGAGGAAGCGGTGCGCGCCACCGGCAGCGCCGAGCTGACCACCCACGACGTGGGGCTGGCCATACTCGGCCCGTTGCAGGAGCTCGACCTCGTCGCGTACCTGCGCTTCGCGTCCGTGTACCGAGCGTTCGACTCGCTCGAAGACTTCGAGGCCGCCATCGCGGAGCTCCGCGAGCGGCGGCCGACCGCAGAGGAAGGCGGGCCCGGTGTGACCCACGAGGTCCCCGTGCCCGCCAGAGCCGCCGACTGA
- a CDS encoding DUF4153 domain-containing protein — protein sequence MSDAPSAPPGREPEPEDRRRSDPKGSAEGGPERSAAEPGGPTAEREQSEAEPERSTAEPESEGRAQEAEAEGRPHEPEAEGRTQEAESEGKPHDPEPEALRQAAVPAGSAGSPHPAEPPPPGQVTGPGHASSSPWPQHAPQYAHHHAPQYAPPPWRGPAPPSESWLDGIRPEPPAPVRMATLWSTIAAALLSALLLGDGLGVNLLIVAVPAALAAFFAARAADRRLRPWTAVWAIGALALLLVPALSDASWPTFLAVVAALAAGSLALHGGRTWPGVVFGSVGILDSLVTGPAWGWRGLRERADGSRGRWGPVVRTVAVAAGLLVVFGALFAGADAAFADLLGELIPDVSLVDGPWRFFLFLLALAGTLAAARTAAAPLRWDRLARGSGKARGRVEWALPLIVLNLLFAAFIAVQLAVLFGGYDKVLSETGLSYAEYARQGFWQLLWATLLTLIVIGLALRWAPRDGARDRSLVRAVLGTLCVLTLVVVASALRRMDLYVDAYGLTRLRISVAAMELWLGLVIVLIIAAGLLGSRWLPRAVAGSAAAAVLVFGLASPDALIAERNVQRYERTGKIDVDYLRDLSADAVPALDRLREPLRSCVLRTVQDDFAMTDSPWYATSWAEVRARSILEERPADTDRAGCPRSELYGDERDEYDGDAEFDIPVGPDGTDDTDGYDPGTGMD from the coding sequence GTGTCCGATGCACCATCCGCACCGCCAGGCCGCGAGCCGGAGCCGGAGGACCGGCGCCGGAGTGATCCGAAGGGCTCGGCCGAGGGCGGACCGGAGCGTTCCGCGGCCGAGCCGGGGGGCCCGACGGCCGAACGGGAGCAATCGGAGGCCGAGCCGGAACGTTCTACGGCCGAGCCGGAGTCCGAGGGCCGAGCTCAGGAGGCGGAGGCCGAGGGCCGCCCTCATGAGCCAGAGGCCGAGGGCCGAACTCAGGAGGCGGAGTCCGAGGGGAAGCCGCACGACCCGGAGCCCGAGGCGCTGCGCCAGGCGGCCGTGCCGGCGGGCTCGGCCGGATCGCCGCACCCGGCGGAGCCGCCCCCACCCGGGCAGGTGACGGGGCCCGGGCACGCATCGTCGTCGCCTTGGCCGCAGCACGCGCCGCAGTACGCGCACCACCACGCGCCGCAGTACGCGCCGCCGCCCTGGCGAGGGCCCGCCCCGCCGTCCGAGTCCTGGCTCGACGGGATACGTCCGGAGCCACCCGCCCCCGTGCGTATGGCCACGCTCTGGTCCACTATCGCCGCCGCACTGCTCAGCGCCCTGCTGCTCGGCGACGGACTCGGTGTGAACCTGCTGATCGTGGCCGTACCGGCCGCCCTCGCCGCGTTCTTCGCCGCGCGGGCGGCGGACCGCCGGCTCAGGCCCTGGACGGCGGTATGGGCGATCGGCGCCCTGGCCCTGCTCCTCGTGCCCGCGCTCTCCGACGCGAGCTGGCCGACCTTCCTCGCTGTCGTCGCGGCGCTCGCGGCCGGTTCGCTCGCCCTGCACGGTGGCCGCACCTGGCCCGGCGTGGTCTTCGGTTCGGTCGGCATCCTCGACTCCCTCGTCACCGGACCGGCATGGGGCTGGCGAGGGCTGCGCGAGCGCGCGGACGGCTCCCGCGGCCGCTGGGGACCGGTGGTCCGGACGGTCGCCGTGGCGGCGGGCCTGCTCGTCGTGTTCGGAGCGTTGTTCGCGGGCGCCGACGCCGCCTTCGCCGATCTGCTCGGCGAGTTGATCCCCGACGTCTCGCTCGTCGACGGCCCCTGGCGGTTCTTCCTCTTCCTCCTCGCACTCGCCGGCACGCTCGCCGCGGCGCGCACCGCCGCCGCCCCGCTGCGCTGGGACCGCCTCGCCCGGGGGAGCGGCAAGGCCAGAGGCCGCGTCGAATGGGCGCTTCCGCTGATCGTCCTCAACCTGCTCTTCGCCGCCTTCATCGCGGTGCAGCTCGCCGTCCTCTTCGGCGGATACGACAAGGTCCTGAGCGAGACCGGCCTGAGCTACGCCGAGTACGCCCGGCAGGGTTTCTGGCAGCTCCTCTGGGCGACGCTGCTCACCCTGATCGTCATCGGGCTCGCGCTGCGCTGGGCCCCGCGTGACGGCGCCCGCGACCGCTCGCTCGTACGCGCGGTGCTCGGCACACTGTGCGTGCTCACCCTGGTCGTCGTGGCCTCCGCGCTGCGCAGGATGGACCTCTACGTCGACGCGTACGGGCTGACCCGGCTGCGTATCTCCGTGGCCGCGATGGAGCTGTGGCTCGGCCTGGTGATCGTGCTGATCATCGCCGCCGGACTGCTCGGGAGCCGCTGGCTGCCGCGGGCCGTCGCGGGCAGCGCGGCGGCTGCCGTGCTGGTCTTCGGCCTGGCGTCGCCGGACGCGCTGATAGCGGAGCGGAACGTGCAGCGCTACGAGAGGACCGGCAAGATCGACGTCGACTACCTGCGTGATCTCTCGGCGGACGCCGTACCGGCTCTCGACCGGCTGCGCGAGCCGCTGCGTTCCTGCGTCCTGAGGACGGTCCAGGACGATTTCGCGATGACCGACAGCCCTTGGTACGCCACCAGTTGGGCCGAAGTGCGTGCCCGGTCGATCCTGGAGGAGCGGCCCGCGGACACCGACCGGGCGGGCTGCCCGCGGAGCGAGCTGTACGGGGACGAGCGCGACGAGTACGACGGGGACGCCGAGTTCGACATCCCCGTCGGGCCCGACGGCACGGACGACACCGACGGCTACGACCCGGGCACCGGCATGGACTGA
- a CDS encoding YdbC family protein, giving the protein MLVKWIRCTVVDRRGFERGQRRWAGLLGEPGFRGQGGGWSRGRHDVAHVFAFWETRAFYDSFMARSHDRLAAAQSGTYKNHQVKLFDHRFDVKTGFEPRFTDADVVRVAHCRVHEHRVEHFSLMQEKVWNPAMAGSPGMVRGLLGEAPGNEFMILSMWRSAAEHGKYRVERVERLSLRAQTEADVAALTGDVVELEPSWTV; this is encoded by the coding sequence GTGCTAGTCAAGTGGATTCGCTGCACCGTCGTGGACCGTCGAGGTTTCGAGCGTGGGCAGCGGAGGTGGGCGGGGCTGCTGGGTGAGCCGGGATTCCGGGGACAGGGCGGAGGGTGGAGCCGCGGACGGCATGACGTCGCGCATGTCTTCGCGTTCTGGGAGACCCGGGCGTTCTACGACTCGTTCATGGCGCGCTCGCACGACCGCCTGGCGGCCGCGCAGTCGGGTACGTACAAGAACCACCAGGTCAAGCTCTTCGACCACCGCTTCGATGTGAAGACGGGCTTCGAGCCCCGCTTCACTGACGCCGATGTCGTGCGCGTCGCGCACTGCAGGGTGCACGAGCACAGGGTCGAGCACTTCTCGCTGATGCAGGAGAAGGTCTGGAACCCGGCCATGGCGGGATCGCCGGGGATGGTGCGAGGGCTCTTAGGAGAGGCGCCCGGCAATGAGTTCATGATCCTTTCCATGTGGCGGTCCGCCGCTGAGCACGGCAAATACCGCGTGGAGCGCGTGGAGCGGCTGTCGCTGCGCGCGCAGACGGAGGCCGACGTCGCCGCGCTCACGGGCGATGTCGTGGAGCTCGAACCCTCCTGGACGGTGTGA
- a CDS encoding TerD family protein gives MSSLSKGLRKVQVTLRWDPSPVGAPATDLDIVAAVYLADAPHGKPAYLVHFGSRSPDGTITLNRDSRTGQGFGADEVMTLELDRLSEGYARVVVGVVIQQRDDALTFSDIKNMGVRILEGPVELANDDLAAVPDATAATVAEFTRDAAGSWQLRTGVRGFAADPAEFAELMGSASS, from the coding sequence GTGAGCAGTCTCAGCAAGGGACTCCGGAAGGTCCAGGTCACGCTCAGGTGGGACCCCAGCCCGGTCGGTGCCCCCGCCACCGACCTCGATATCGTCGCTGCGGTGTACCTCGCCGACGCCCCGCACGGCAAACCCGCCTATCTGGTCCATTTCGGCAGCCGCTCCCCCGACGGGACGATCACCCTCAACCGGGACAGCCGCACCGGTCAGGGCTTCGGCGCGGACGAGGTCATGACGCTGGAGCTCGACCGGCTGTCGGAGGGTTACGCCCGCGTCGTCGTCGGCGTCGTCATCCAGCAGCGCGATGACGCCCTGACGTTCTCGGACATCAAGAACATGGGCGTCCGGATACTCGAAGGCCCCGTAGAGCTCGCGAACGACGACCTCGCGGCCGTGCCCGACGCCACCGCGGCGACAGTCGCGGAGTTCACCCGCGACGCCGCCGGTTCATGGCAACTGCGCACCGGCGTCCGCGGCTTCGCCGCCGACCCTGCGGAGTTCGCCGAGCTGATGGGCTCCGCGTCCTCCTGA
- the lexA gene encoding transcriptional repressor LexA, producing MTTTADSAATITAQDRSQTRFEPVHAMNDAVTNPEGPKPTRSLPGRPPGIRADSSGLTDRQRRVIEVIRDSVQRRGYPPSMREIGQAVGLSSTSSVAHQLMALERKGFLRRDPHRPRAYEVRGSDQPTTQPTDTSGKPAASYVPLVGRIAAGGPILAEESVEDVFPLPRQLVGDGELFVLKVVGDSMIEAAICDGDWVTVRRQPVAENGDIVAAMLDGEATVKRFKREDGHVWLLPHNAAYQPIPGDEATILGKVVAVLRRV from the coding sequence GTGACCACCACCGCAGACAGTGCCGCCACCATCACTGCCCAGGACCGCTCCCAGACCCGATTCGAGCCGGTGCATGCCATGAATGACGCAGTCACGAACCCGGAGGGGCCGAAGCCCACGCGCTCGCTGCCCGGCCGACCTCCAGGGATCCGCGCGGACAGCTCGGGGCTCACGGACCGGCAGCGGAGGGTCATCGAGGTCATTCGCGACTCCGTCCAGCGTCGGGGTTACCCGCCGTCGATGCGCGAGATCGGCCAGGCGGTGGGCCTGTCGAGCACGTCGTCGGTCGCCCACCAGCTGATGGCCCTGGAGCGCAAGGGCTTCCTGCGCCGCGACCCGCACCGGCCGCGCGCCTACGAGGTGCGCGGCTCCGACCAGCCGACCACGCAGCCGACCGACACGAGCGGCAAGCCCGCCGCCTCGTATGTGCCGCTGGTCGGCCGGATCGCGGCCGGTGGCCCGATCCTCGCCGAGGAGTCGGTCGAGGACGTCTTCCCTCTCCCTCGGCAGCTGGTCGGCGACGGTGAGCTCTTCGTGCTGAAGGTCGTCGGTGACTCGATGATCGAGGCCGCCATCTGTGACGGCGACTGGGTGACGGTCCGCCGTCAGCCGGTCGCCGAGAACGGTGACATCGTCGCGGCCATGCTCGACGGCGAGGCCACGGTCAAGCGCTTCAAGCGGGAGGACGGCCACGTCTGGCTGCTTCCGCACAACGCGGCCTACCAGCCGATCCCCGGCGATGAGGCGACGATCCTCGGCAAGGTGGTGGCGGTGCTTCGGCGGGTGTGA
- a CDS encoding ADP-ribosylglycohydrolase family protein, which yields MTADSSAGSSGSPGAPGFVDRRLERALASLRGLAVGDALGSQYFVPVNYPLLKRRDVPSGPWQWTDDTEMACSVLAVLVAHGRIDQDALARSFADHHDFDRGYGPAVNRMLRLIREGGDWRELASGLFNGQGSWGNGAAMRIAPLGAWYADDPEQAVHQAEISSYTTHQHREAVVGTMAVAAAAALVASPDGPPAPGALLDGVVALVPRSAVGAGLRRARDMLDYGDAATVAAVLGSGRRTSAHDTVPFALWSAARALDDFERVFWTTAQVGGDVDTTCAIAGGVVAAAEGGAPPAAWLERTEELPDWVPTRAL from the coding sequence ATGACCGCTGATTCCTCTGCCGGCTCCTCCGGCTCTCCGGGTGCGCCCGGCTTTGTCGACCGGCGCCTCGAACGCGCCCTGGCCAGCCTGCGCGGGCTGGCCGTGGGAGACGCCCTGGGCTCCCAGTACTTCGTACCTGTGAACTATCCACTGCTGAAGCGGCGGGACGTACCGTCCGGACCGTGGCAGTGGACCGACGACACCGAGATGGCCTGTTCCGTGCTGGCCGTCCTCGTCGCCCACGGCAGGATCGACCAGGACGCGCTCGCCCGCTCCTTCGCCGACCACCACGACTTCGACCGCGGCTACGGGCCGGCGGTGAACCGGATGCTCCGGCTCATCCGCGAGGGCGGCGACTGGCGCGAACTCGCCTCGGGCCTCTTCAACGGCCAGGGCTCGTGGGGCAACGGTGCGGCGATGCGGATCGCCCCCCTCGGCGCCTGGTACGCGGACGATCCGGAACAGGCCGTGCACCAGGCCGAGATCTCCTCGTACACGACGCACCAGCACCGTGAGGCCGTGGTGGGAACCATGGCCGTCGCGGCGGCCGCGGCGCTCGTCGCCTCCCCGGACGGGCCGCCGGCCCCCGGGGCGCTGCTCGACGGCGTCGTCGCACTCGTGCCGCGCAGCGCGGTGGGGGCGGGGCTGCGGCGGGCGCGGGACATGCTCGACTACGGCGACGCGGCGACGGTCGCCGCGGTGCTCGGCAGCGGGCGGCGGACCAGCGCGCACGACACCGTGCCCTTCGCCTTGTGGTCGGCCGCCAGGGCGCTCGACGACTTCGAGCGGGTCTTCTGGACGACCGCCCAGGTGGGCGGGGACGTGGACACGACGTGCGCGATCGCCGGGGGAGTCGTCGCGGCGGCGGAGGGCGGGGCTCCGCCTGCTGCATGGCTCGAACGGACCGAGGAACTGCCGGACTGGGTGCCCACGCGGGCCCTCTGA
- a CDS encoding histidine phosphatase family protein, with the protein MARPRRIVLVRHGESVGNADDSVYEREPDHALRLTERGWRQAEETGEQLRGLFGRERVSVYVSPYRRTHDTYRAFHLDPALVRVREEPRLREQDWGNWQDRDDVRLQKTYRDAYGHFFYRLPQGESGADVYDRVGAFLESLYRSFEAPDHPPNVLIVTHGLTMRLFCMRWFHWTVAEFESLSNPDNGESRTLLLGDDGRYRLDRPFERWCTPESYGVTG; encoded by the coding sequence ATGGCACGACCGCGGCGCATCGTCCTTGTCCGGCACGGCGAGTCGGTGGGCAACGCCGACGACTCGGTGTACGAGCGTGAGCCCGACCACGCACTGCGGCTGACCGAGCGCGGATGGCGGCAGGCCGAGGAGACCGGGGAGCAGCTGCGCGGACTGTTCGGGCGGGAGCGGGTCAGTGTCTACGTCTCGCCCTACCGCCGCACCCACGACACCTACCGCGCGTTCCACCTGGACCCGGCGCTCGTACGGGTGAGGGAGGAACCGAGGCTGCGCGAGCAGGACTGGGGGAACTGGCAGGACCGCGATGACGTACGGCTCCAGAAGACCTACCGCGACGCCTACGGGCACTTCTTCTACCGGCTGCCACAGGGTGAGTCGGGCGCCGATGTGTACGACAGGGTGGGGGCGTTCCTGGAGAGCCTCTACCGGAGCTTCGAGGCGCCGGACCATCCGCCGAACGTGCTCATCGTCACCCATGGGCTGACGATGCGGCTCTTCTGCATGCGCTGGTTCCACTGGACGGTGGCCGAATTCGAGTCGCTGTCGAATCCCGACAACGGTGAGTCGAGAACGCTGCTGCTCGGGGACGATGGCCGATATCGATTGGACAGGCCGTTCGAGCGCTGGTGTACCCCCGAGTCCTATGGGGTCACCGGATAG
- a CDS encoding ribonuclease HII, producing MAYEPPTHTVERSLRATTGAKIIAGVDEVGRGAWAGPVTVCAAVTGLRRPPAGLTDSKLIPPQRRTELAGALEEWVTSHALGHASPEEIDELGMTAALRLAAVRALSALPVQPDAVILDGKHDYLGRPWRVRTVIKGDQSCVAVAAASVIAKVHRDRLMAELGLEPVCEPFGFGDNAGYPSPVHKSALRELGPTPYHRLSWAFLDTLPQWRHLKKVRIPVEAAELESGGQLGFDF from the coding sequence ATGGCGTACGAACCACCCACCCACACCGTCGAGCGCTCCCTCCGGGCGACCACCGGTGCCAAGATCATTGCCGGAGTCGACGAGGTCGGGCGAGGGGCGTGGGCCGGTCCCGTCACGGTGTGTGCCGCCGTCACAGGGCTGCGCAGACCTCCCGCCGGGCTCACCGACTCCAAGCTGATCCCTCCTCAGCGCCGTACGGAGCTGGCGGGTGCGCTGGAGGAATGGGTCACGTCGCACGCCCTCGGGCACGCCTCTCCGGAGGAGATCGACGAGCTCGGCATGACCGCGGCACTGCGGCTGGCGGCCGTACGTGCGCTGAGCGCACTGCCGGTCCAGCCGGACGCGGTCATCCTCGACGGCAAGCACGACTATCTCGGTCGGCCCTGGCGCGTTCGCACGGTCATCAAGGGCGACCAGTCCTGTGTCGCGGTCGCCGCCGCCTCGGTGATCGCCAAGGTGCACAGGGACCGGCTCATGGCCGAGCTGGGGCTGGAGCCGGTGTGCGAGCCCTTCGGGTTCGGCGACAACGCCGGCTACCCCTCGCCCGTGCACAAGTCCGCGCTGCGGGAGTTGGGGCCCACGCCGTACCACCGGCTCTCCTGGGCCTTCCTGGACACACTGCCGCAATGGCGGCATCTCAAGAAGGTCCGGATCCCAGTGGAGGCGGCCGAACTCGAAAGCGGGGGCCAACTCGGCTTCGACTTCTGA